In Pseudomonas abieticivorans, the genomic window GTGGCCCGCGCATCCGCGAGGCGTTGCACATCGTCCACGACATGGTCGAGGCCGGCCAGGCGCGCTGCATCATGGGCAACCATGAATTCAACGCCCTGGGCTGGAGCACGCCGGCGGCGCCGGGCAGCGGCAAGCAGTACGTGCGCGAGCACAACCCCAGGCACACGCGGCTGATCGAGGAAACCCTGGACCAGTTCGCCCACCACCCCGGCGATTGGCACGACTTTCTCGGCTGGTTCTATGACATGCCGCTGTTCCTCGACGCCGGGCGCTTTCGCCTGGTGCACGCCTGCTGGGACGCCGACCTGATCCAGTCGCTGCGCGGTGCCTACCCCGACGGCTGCATCGACGAACACTTCCTGCAGGCCTCGGCCGTGCATGGCAGTTTCGCCAACATGGCCTTCAACCGGCTGTTGCGCGGCACCGACATGCGCCTGCCCGATGGCCTGACGCTGACCGGCGGCGATGGCCTGACCCGGGCGTTCTTCCGCACCAAGTTCTGGGAAGACGACCCGCAGACCTACGGCGACATCGTCTTCCAGCCCGACGCATTGCCCGCCCAGGTGGCCAGCACCCCGCTGACCACCACGCAAAAGGACACCTTGCTGCGCTATGGCGTCGACGAGCCGTTGCTGTTCGTCGGTCACTACTGGCGCAGCGGCAAACCCGCGGCCATCCGCCCCAACCTGGCCTGCCTGGACTACAGCGCGGTGCTGTATGGCAAGCTGGTGGCCTACCGCCTGGACCAGGAAACGCGCATCGACCCGCACAAATTCGTGTGGGTCAATGTCGAGCGCCCGGAGGCCTTGGCATGACAGGCTTTACCCCTATTACTTGGCGACAGGCTGCAACCCATGGATGATTCCACCCTGGAACAATTGGAGGCGGCCCTGCGCGCGTCTCCCGGCAATGCCGCGCTGATCACGCTGCTGCTCAAGGCCTGCCTTGAGCGCGGTGAATACGAGCGCGGCCTGGCCCTGGCTGAAGGCGATGACGCCGGCGTGCGCCTACTGCGTGCGCGCCTGTTGGCAGCCCTGGGCCGGCTGAAGGAGGGCCAGGTCGAGTACCGCGCCGCCATCAGCGACAACCCGGCGCTGGAAGACATGGACCTGTGGCGCACGCTGAGCGTGACCGTGGTCGAGGTGCCGACGGCGGCCGGGCGGCCCAAGCTGCGGGTCATCTCCAACGATGACACCGACCACACCGAAGTCACCCGCCTGCTGGAGCCGAACAAGGAAACCCTGACGTTCGACGACATCGGTGGCCTGGATGAGTTGAAAAAGACCATCCACAAAAAGATCATTCTGCCGTACCAGAAGCCTGGCCTGTTCCAGCGCTTTCGCAAGAAGGTCGGCGGCGGCGTGCTGCTGTACGGCCCGCCCGGCTGCGGCAAAACCCTGCTGGCCCGGGCCACGGCGGGGGAGTGCAAGGCCACCTTTTTCAATATCGCCATCTCCGACGTGCTGGACATGTACATCGGCGAGTCCGAGCGCAAGCTCCACGCGCTGTTCGAGCAAGCCCGCGCGCAGGCCCCGGCGGTGATGTTCTTCGACGAAGTCGAGGCCCTGGGCGGCAAGCGCTCCAACACCCGCGAGGCCACCTCGTCCAAGCTGGTCAGCCAGTTCCTGTCCGAGATGGACGGCTTTACCCATGACAACCATGGCGTGCTGATTCTGGCCGCCACCAACGTGCCGTGGTCGGTGGACTCGGCCTTTCGCCGCCCTGGCCGCTTCGACCGCGTGCTGTTCGTGCCGCCGCCCGATCGCCCGGCCCGCGAAGCCATGTTGAAGATGATGATGGCCGACCGGCCGAGCGCCGACGACATCGATTTCGCCTTTCTGGCCAAGAACACCTCGGGTTTCTCCGGTGCCGACCTGAGCGAGCTGATCGAAACCGCGGCCGATGAAGCCATCGAGGCCTCCATCGCCCAAGGCGCCGAACAGCCGATCAGCGACAAGCACCTCAAGCTGGCCTTGAAAGAGGTGCGCGCCACTACGCTTGAATGGCTGACCACGGCGCGCAACTACGCCCGCTACGCCAACGAAGGCAACCAGTACGACGAAGTGCTGGCCTTCCTCGACAAACACGGGAAGGACCGCTGATGGCTGCGCGTGGGGGTTACCGTATCGATGACGAGCCGCGCCCGGGCACCCTGGCGCGGTTCGCGGTGTCGCCACTGTGGCCGCTGCTGGGCCTGATGCTCGGCGGTTTCTGGCTGGGCCTGCCGTGGTTTGCCTTCAACGCCGTGGCCGTGGGCAGCCCCAACCGGGTGCGCGAATGGCTGCTGGTGATAGGCGGCCTGGTCGGCAGCGTGGTGTTGGCCCTGGTGCTGATGCAACTGCTCAGCGCTGGCATCATCGCCACCGACGCCGATGTGCAGTACGCCTTGCTGGCGCTGCTGATCTTCAAGCTGGGCATCGGTTACCTGCTGTTCAACCAGCAGAGCGCGACCATCGAGATCTATCAGTATTACGGCGGTGTACTCAACCGTTTCGGGCTGCCCGTGGTACTGGTCGGCGCCTTCTGGCTCAAGGGGTACGTGCTGCACCTGGTGCCGGCAACCCTGTGGTACCTGGTGGTGAGCTGATGAATACCGAAACCTTGCTGCACCTGGCCTACCAACGCCTGCAAAGTGGCCACCACGATGGCGCCATGGACAGCCTGCGCCAACTGCTGGCCGAAGACCCCGACTGCGCCGAGGCCCACGCCCTGTTGTCGGTGTGCCTGTTGAACATGAAACGCGTGCACGCCGCCCGCCACGAGGCGCAACAGGCCCTGGGCGCCGACCCGCAACTGCCGTTGGCGCATTACGCGGCCGCACAAGTCGCGATCGCCCAGCGTCAGTTCAAGGCGGCCGAACAGCACCTGTTGCAACTGCTGGACATGGAGCCGTTGAGCCCCACCAACCATCGGGCCCTGGCTGAACTGTACCAACTGACCGGCCGCGAGGCCCAAGCCTTGGCACCGCTGGAAAAAGCCCTGGAACTGGACCCCGACAGCGCCGCCAACCTGGTCGCCCTGGCGCAGTACCACCGCGCCGGTGGCCATTGGGAACTGGCGCAGACCTTTGCCCGCCAGGCCTTGCAGGCTCAGCCAGGGCATAGCGGCGCGGTGGTGGTGCTCGGCCATTTGCTGCTGCGCGAAGGCGACACTGCGGGTGC contains:
- a CDS encoding tetratricopeptide repeat protein; translated protein: MNTETLLHLAYQRLQSGHHDGAMDSLRQLLAEDPDCAEAHALLSVCLLNMKRVHAARHEAQQALGADPQLPLAHYAAAQVAIAQRQFKAAEQHLLQLLDMEPLSPTNHRALAELYQLTGREAQALAPLEKALELDPDSAANLVALAQYHRAGGHWELAQTFARQALQAQPGHSGAVVVLGHLLLREGDTAGAREHAIWALQENANDIAALHLLTAVKARESLFMGLWWRFNSWMTERGNARAIVILLAMFVVYRVTVIAVAQHGYPQAAQFIDWAWLAFVVYTFAAPQMFRRSLDKELVQVKLSKHF
- a CDS encoding metallophosphoesterase yields the protein MMLDPARSYDLIGDVHGCAHTLEHLLDTLGYRRHGGVWRHPLRQALFLGDIIDRGPRIREALHIVHDMVEAGQARCIMGNHEFNALGWSTPAAPGSGKQYVREHNPRHTRLIEETLDQFAHHPGDWHDFLGWFYDMPLFLDAGRFRLVHACWDADLIQSLRGAYPDGCIDEHFLQASAVHGSFANMAFNRLLRGTDMRLPDGLTLTGGDGLTRAFFRTKFWEDDPQTYGDIVFQPDALPAQVASTPLTTTQKDTLLRYGVDEPLLFVGHYWRSGKPAAIRPNLACLDYSAVLYGKLVAYRLDQETRIDPHKFVWVNVERPEALA
- a CDS encoding ATP-binding protein translates to MDDSTLEQLEAALRASPGNAALITLLLKACLERGEYERGLALAEGDDAGVRLLRARLLAALGRLKEGQVEYRAAISDNPALEDMDLWRTLSVTVVEVPTAAGRPKLRVISNDDTDHTEVTRLLEPNKETLTFDDIGGLDELKKTIHKKIILPYQKPGLFQRFRKKVGGGVLLYGPPGCGKTLLARATAGECKATFFNIAISDVLDMYIGESERKLHALFEQARAQAPAVMFFDEVEALGGKRSNTREATSSKLVSQFLSEMDGFTHDNHGVLILAATNVPWSVDSAFRRPGRFDRVLFVPPPDRPAREAMLKMMMADRPSADDIDFAFLAKNTSGFSGADLSELIETAADEAIEASIAQGAEQPISDKHLKLALKEVRATTLEWLTTARNYARYANEGNQYDEVLAFLDKHGKDR